One genomic window of Nocardioides daphniae includes the following:
- a CDS encoding TetR/AcrR family transcriptional regulator produces the protein MAATVNGPDSGPDARRRLYDAAVQAFAEKGFHGTTTRDIASAAGMSPAALYVHHRSKEDLLHVISATGHAEALSICRRAAESGGSPTAQLEQLVVDFARFHCTHHTLARIVNYELSSLSPEHRAEIDAMRDEMDALARGIVEAGVRSGEFADALSAVTAAAVLSLGIDIARWYDAGRGWSPDEVAEHYRALTLRMVGAA, from the coding sequence ATGGCAGCGACAGTCAATGGTCCGGACAGCGGCCCCGATGCCCGCCGCAGGCTGTACGACGCCGCCGTGCAGGCCTTCGCCGAGAAGGGGTTCCACGGGACCACGACGCGCGACATCGCCTCAGCCGCCGGGATGAGCCCCGCGGCGCTCTACGTGCACCACCGCTCCAAGGAGGACCTGCTCCACGTCATCTCCGCGACCGGGCACGCCGAGGCGCTGTCGATCTGCCGGCGGGCGGCGGAGAGCGGGGGCTCGCCGACGGCCCAGCTCGAGCAGCTGGTCGTCGACTTCGCCCGCTTCCACTGCACCCACCACACGCTCGCGCGGATCGTGAACTACGAGCTCAGCTCGCTCTCACCCGAGCACCGTGCCGAGATCGACGCCATGCGCGACGAGATGGACGCACTCGCCCGCGGCATCGTCGAGGCCGGCGTCCGCAGCGGCGAGTTCGCCGACGCGCTGTCGGCGGTCACCGCCGCCGCGGTGCTGTCGCTGGGCATCGACATCGCGCGCTGGTACGACGCCGGGCGCGGCTGGTCGCCCGACGAGGTCGCCGAGCACTACCGGGCGCTGACCCTGCGGATGGTCGGCGCGGCCTGA
- a CDS encoding SDR family oxidoreductase, translating to MRGLDTKVAVVTGASRGIGLGIAERLVAEGAKVVVTARKAEALAEAVEQLGGPEHALGIAGNAGDAAHRDEVVARTLETFGSIDLLVNNTGINPAYGPLVDLDLDVARKILDTNSVAALGWVQAVHAAWMKEHGAASVVNVSSVAGLKPAPGIAMYGASKATLISLTESLALELGAARPGQRRGPRGGQDSLRQRLYEGREEEVASAYPLKRLGEPEDIGSVVAFLLSDDAAG from the coding sequence GTGCGAGGACTCGACACCAAGGTCGCTGTCGTCACCGGGGCCAGCCGGGGCATCGGGCTGGGGATCGCCGAGCGGCTGGTCGCGGAGGGCGCCAAGGTGGTCGTCACCGCCCGCAAGGCCGAGGCACTCGCCGAGGCCGTGGAGCAGCTCGGAGGCCCCGAGCACGCGCTCGGCATCGCGGGCAACGCCGGCGACGCCGCCCACCGCGACGAGGTCGTCGCCCGCACGCTCGAGACCTTCGGCAGCATCGACCTGCTGGTCAACAACACCGGCATCAACCCGGCGTACGGGCCGCTCGTCGACCTCGACCTCGACGTGGCGCGCAAGATCCTCGACACCAACTCCGTCGCCGCCCTCGGCTGGGTGCAGGCCGTCCACGCCGCCTGGATGAAGGAGCACGGCGCGGCGTCGGTCGTCAACGTCTCCTCGGTCGCCGGGCTCAAGCCGGCGCCCGGCATCGCGATGTACGGCGCCAGCAAGGCCACGCTGATCAGCCTCACCGAGTCGCTCGCCCTCGAGCTCGGTGCCGCGCGTCCGGGTCAACGGCGTGGCCCCCGCGGTGGTCAAGACTCGCTTCGCCAGCGCCTGTACGAGGGGCGCGAGGAGGAGGTGGCCTCGGCCTACCCGCTCAAGCGGCTCGGCGAGCCGGAGGACATCGGCAGCGTCGTCGCCTTCCTGCTCTCCGACGACGCCGCTGGCTGA
- a CDS encoding SDR family oxidoreductase produces MAGALQRRGRRRHRRGHGIGAALARRLVAEGARVVVNDLDAEAAWRVAHEVGGTAVPGNCASEDGVRSLLAHATQALGRVDLYMANAGLDHVQGEPVDWLETSDAAWSTLQEVNVMAHVRAARALVPEWLETGGGRSSSASAAGLLTMLGAAPYSVTKHAAVGFAEWLSATYGHRGIAVQAICPQGVQTRMLEEAGPLKELLSADSVLSPDDVAQAWVESLADDASSCCRTPRWPTTTAPERATPTAGSPGCAASRPASTHWRTDERPAARPGPRRLRGVVPWPPPRRRTRLGRRAGRRRQVQPDLPVTDGTDRWIVRRPPLATSRPPPMTWAASSP; encoded by the coding sequence ATGGCCGGCGCCCTGCAGCGGCGTGGGCGCCGTCGTCACCGGCGCGGCCACGGCATCGGCGCCGCGCTCGCCCGTCGCCTGGTCGCCGAGGGCGCCCGCGTGGTGGTCAACGACCTCGACGCCGAGGCGGCCTGGCGGGTGGCCCACGAGGTCGGCGGCACCGCCGTGCCGGGCAACTGCGCGAGCGAGGACGGCGTACGCAGCCTGCTCGCCCACGCGACCCAGGCCCTGGGTCGCGTCGACCTCTACATGGCCAACGCGGGGCTCGACCACGTGCAGGGCGAGCCGGTCGACTGGCTCGAGACCAGCGACGCTGCCTGGTCGACGCTGCAGGAGGTCAACGTGATGGCCCACGTGCGCGCAGCCCGCGCGCTGGTCCCCGAGTGGCTGGAGACCGGCGGCGGCCGCTCGTCGTCAGCCTCGGCGGCCGGGCTGCTCACCATGCTCGGTGCCGCGCCCTACTCGGTGACCAAGCACGCCGCCGTCGGCTTCGCGGAGTGGTTGTCCGCGACGTACGGGCACCGGGGCATCGCCGTGCAGGCCATCTGCCCCCAGGGCGTGCAGACCCGGATGCTGGAGGAGGCAGGTCCGCTGAAGGAGCTGCTCTCAGCCGACTCCGTGCTCAGCCCCGACGACGTCGCCCAGGCGTGGGTGGAGTCGCTGGCCGACGACGCTTCCTCGTGCTGCCGCACCCCGAGGTGGCCGACTACTACCGCGCCCGAGCGGGCGACACCGACCGCTGGCTCGCCGGGATGCGCCGCATCCAGGCCGGCCTCGACGCACTGGAGGACCGATGAGCGACCAGCTGCCCGGCCTGGACCTCGACGCCTTCGCGGCGTGGTTCCGTGGCCACCGCCCCGACGCCGGACACGACTGGGCCGCCGAGCTGGTCGCCGGCGGCAAGTCCAACCTGACCTACCGGTCACCGACGGCACCGACCGGTGGATCGTGCGCCGCCCGCCGCTGGCCACGTCCAGGCCACCGCCCATGACATGGGCCGCGAGTTCACCGTGA
- a CDS encoding phosphotransferase family protein: MGREFTVMSALAGTAVPVPGTIALCDDDSVLGAQFYVMELVEGTPFRDAEQLGALGEETTAHLCDAMVDVLAALHTVDPAEVGLDGFGRPEGFLARQVNRWGKQMAGSAQPASCPTATGCWPTWPPTSRPTGAPPASSTGDYRLDNLLAVPTDPQPVKAVVDWEMSTLGDPLTDLALLVVYDRVATMVPALGVSDASSAPGYPSPDALMTRYAAARGLDVDALTGAMEFHLGLAHYKLAAILEGIHHRFVAGQTVGGGFEHIGDAVEPLLAAGLRAATGKD, translated from the coding sequence ATGGGCCGCGAGTTCACCGTGATGTCCGCGCTCGCCGGCACCGCCGTGCCGGTGCCCGGGACGATCGCGCTCTGCGACGACGACTCGGTCCTGGGCGCCCAGTTCTACGTGATGGAGCTGGTCGAGGGCACGCCCTTCCGCGACGCCGAGCAGCTCGGCGCCCTCGGCGAGGAGACCACCGCGCACCTGTGCGACGCGATGGTCGACGTGCTCGCCGCGCTGCACACGGTCGACCCGGCCGAGGTCGGCCTCGACGGCTTCGGACGCCCCGAGGGCTTCCTGGCCCGCCAGGTCAACCGGTGGGGCAAGCAGATGGCCGGCTCCGCGCAACCCGCGAGCTGCCCGACGGCGACCGGCTGCTGGCCCACCTGGCCTCCCACGTCCCGACCGACGGGGGCGCCCCCGGCATCGTCCACGGGCGACTACCGCCTCGACAACCTGCTGGCCGTGCCCACCGACCCGCAGCCCGTCAAGGCCGTCGTCGACTGGGAGATGTCGACGCTCGGTGACCCGCTCACCGACCTGGCGCTGCTGGTGGTCTACGACCGGGTCGCGACGATGGTCCCCGCACTCGGCGTCAGCGACGCCAGCAGCGCGCCGGGCTACCCCTCCCCCGACGCCCTAATGACGCGCTACGCCGCGGCCCGCGGCCTCGACGTCGACGCCCTCACCGGGGCGATGGAGTTCCACCTGGGCCTGGCCCACTACAAGCTCGCGGCCATCCTCGAGGGCATCCACCACCGCTTCGTCGCCGGTCAGACCGTCGGCGGCGGGTTCGAGCACATCGGCGACGCCGTCGAGCCGCTGCTGGCGGCCGGCCTGCGCGCCGCCACCGGAAAGGACTGA